In a genomic window of Vulpes lagopus strain Blue_001 chromosome 13, ASM1834538v1, whole genome shotgun sequence:
- the GTPBP10 gene encoding GTP-binding protein 10 — protein MVHCSCVWFRKYGNFIDNLRIFTRGGSGGMGYPRLGGEGGKGGDVWVVAHKRMTLKQLKDKYPQKRFVAGEGANSRVSALKGSKGKDCEIPVPVGISVTDENGKVIGELNKEKDRILVAEGGLGGKLLTNFLPLKGQKRVIRLDLKLIADIGLVGFPNAGKSSLLSQISHAKPAIADYAFTTLKPELGKIMYNDFKQISVADLPGLIEGAHMNKGMGHKFLKHIERTRQLLFVVDIFGFQLSSQTQYRTAFETIILLTKELELYKEELQRKPALLAVNKMDLPGAQDKFHILMHQLQNPKDFLHLFEKNMIPKRTMEFQHIIPISATTGEGIDELKNYIRKSLDEHANQEDDAYHKKQLLNLQISNTVSYSQPPPESPVTSPR, from the exons ATGGTGCACTGCAGTTGCGTGTGGTTCAGAAAG taTGGAAACTTCATTGATAACCTAAGAATCTTCACCAGGGGAGGAAGTGGTGGAATGGGTTACCCTCGTTTAGGCGGAGAAGGTGGAAAAGGTGGTGACGTCTGGGTTGTAGCCCATAAGAGAATGACTTTAAAACAACTTAAAGACAAATATCCTCAGAAACGGTTTGTGGCCGGAGAAGGAGCAAATAGTCg agtTAGTGCACTGAAAGGATCCAAAGGAAAAGACTGTGAAATTCCTGTACCTGTGGGTATTTCAGTAACTGATGAAAATGGTAAAGTTATAG GAGAACTcaataaagagaaagacagaatttTGGTAGCTGAAGGAGGTCTTGGTGGTAAATTACTCACAAATTTCTTACCACTGAAAGGCCAGAAACGAGTCATTCGCCTTGATCTAAAACTTATAGCTGATATAGGCCTAGTGGG attccCAAATGCTGGAAAATCCTCTTTGCTAAGTCAGATTTCTCATGCAAAACCTGCAATTGCAGATTATGCAT ttacaACATTAAAGCCTGAACTTGGAAAGATAATGTATAATGACTTCAAACAG ATATCAGTAGCTGATCTTCCTGGTTTAATAGAAGGAGCACATATGAACAAAGGAATGGGCCACAAATTCCTCAAGCATATAGAAAGAACTAGACAACTACTTTTTGTT gttgataTTTTTGGATTTCAACTTTCTTCCCAAACTCAGTATAGAACTGCCTTTGAAACCATAATACTACTTACAAAA GAGTTGGAGTTGTACAAAGAGGAACTTCAGAGAAAACCTGCACTCCTGGCAGTTAATAAAATGGACTTGCCAGGTGCTCAAGATAAATTCCATATACTGATGCATCAACTCCAGAATCCTAAAG attttctgcatttatttgaaaaaaacatgATTCCAAAGAGGACCATGGAGTTCCAACATATCATCCCCATTTCTGCAACTACAGGAGAAGGAATAGATGAATTAAAGAACTATATAAGAAAATCTCTGGATGAACATGCTAATCAAGAAGATGATGCATATCATAAGAAACAGTTGCTTAATTTACAGATTTCTAATACAGTATCTTATAGTCAGCCACCACCAGAGAGTCCTGTTACTAGCCCCAGatag